In Ochrobactrum sp. Marseille-Q0166, a single genomic region encodes these proteins:
- a CDS encoding AbrB family transcriptional regulator — MQKPVLPGHEKTRDKYTVSHIPKPVQWGLLLIASAFFIFIGEWLGLPAAFLLGAMLGAITLASRESAIKVHKHFSLLAQAIVGLLIARAMTAEFFSNMGQHLPIILFSTGFTLLASTTIGYSLARFRVLPGTTAVWGVSPGAATAIVLMAESFGSDARLIAFMQYLRVVLVATTASLVVMFTADIKTVAPAAVEWFPAIHWNTLGPTLALIVCGAYLGQISRIPTGSMLVPLALGALLQDLGLMVIDLPPWLLAGSYISIGWRIGLGFTRTIIAHAARAFPAVLGSTLVLIAVCGLFGMALGHVLDLDPLTAYLATSPGGADTVAIIAASSNVDLPFIIAMQTSRFFIVLLAGPAIARFVASRIAKRQSTSSKTA, encoded by the coding sequence ATGCAAAAACCCGTTCTCCCCGGGCACGAAAAGACCCGCGATAAATATACGGTCAGTCATATCCCAAAGCCAGTCCAATGGGGCTTGCTGCTGATAGCATCTGCCTTTTTCATCTTTATCGGCGAATGGCTGGGGCTGCCGGCTGCGTTTCTTCTCGGCGCGATGCTTGGAGCGATTACGCTGGCGTCACGCGAAAGCGCGATTAAGGTTCACAAGCATTTCTCGCTTCTTGCACAGGCAATTGTCGGTCTTTTGATCGCGCGTGCCATGACGGCTGAATTCTTCAGCAATATGGGACAACATCTGCCGATCATCCTGTTTTCGACAGGCTTTACGCTGCTCGCCAGCACTACAATCGGTTATTCTCTGGCCCGTTTCCGCGTTCTGCCTGGGACAACCGCCGTCTGGGGTGTTTCGCCGGGAGCTGCAACGGCAATCGTGCTTATGGCCGAATCCTTCGGGTCTGATGCACGGCTGATCGCCTTCATGCAATATTTGCGTGTGGTGCTGGTGGCAACGACCGCTTCGCTTGTGGTCATGTTTACCGCCGATATCAAAACGGTTGCTCCCGCCGCCGTAGAGTGGTTTCCTGCAATTCACTGGAACACACTCGGCCCGACACTCGCCTTGATCGTCTGCGGTGCTTATCTCGGCCAAATATCACGCATTCCAACCGGATCAATGCTCGTGCCACTCGCGCTTGGTGCCTTGTTGCAAGATTTGGGCCTGATGGTGATTGATCTGCCGCCATGGTTGCTGGCAGGAAGCTATATCTCCATTGGCTGGCGCATAGGTCTTGGCTTTACGCGCACAATCATTGCACACGCAGCACGCGCCTTCCCTGCAGTGCTTGGGTCAACCCTTGTTCTGATAGCCGTCTGCGGATTGTTCGGCATGGCACTTGGGCATGTGCTGGACCTTGATCCCCTCACCGCTTACCTCGCCACCAGTCCCGGTGGTGCAGACACCGTGGCCATTATTGCAGCATCGAGCAATGTTGACCTGCCGTTTATCATCGCCATGCAAACCAGCCGCTTTTTCATCGTGCTGCTTGCTGGTCCGGCAATTGCCCGTTTCGTTGCTTCCCGCATTGCGAAACGGCAAAGCACTTCCAGCAAAACTGCGTAG
- a CDS encoding YafY family protein, whose amino-acid sequence MKTLRLFSLLDRLRSASMPVSAEALAAMLEVSPRTIYRDMATLAAMGAPVRGEAGLGYQLEKGYFLPPLHFDADELEAIMLGVRLVMARGDGDLSAAAQRVSGKISSTMQAEAGDRYKTLPLRAVSKMTEENSKANLHLSFLRRAVRDRVVVKLEYKDLRDKTTERSVRPLGLTMFDAVWLLTGWCENRNDFRNFRLDRISKVEAAGRVFRHQKGQRFEDYLLTL is encoded by the coding sequence ATGAAAACACTGCGCCTCTTTTCTCTGCTCGATAGACTTCGTTCCGCTTCCATGCCTGTTTCGGCGGAGGCACTTGCTGCCATGCTGGAAGTGTCACCGCGCACGATTTACCGGGATATGGCGACGCTGGCCGCAATGGGTGCGCCGGTCAGAGGCGAAGCGGGATTGGGCTATCAGCTTGAGAAGGGGTACTTTCTGCCGCCGCTTCACTTTGATGCGGATGAGCTGGAAGCCATCATGCTTGGTGTCAGACTGGTTATGGCGCGCGGTGATGGTGATCTTAGCGCGGCAGCCCAACGCGTCTCGGGGAAAATCAGTTCAACGATGCAGGCCGAAGCAGGTGACCGCTATAAAACCCTGCCGCTGAGAGCTGTATCGAAAATGACCGAGGAAAACAGCAAGGCTAACCTGCATCTCTCATTTTTGCGGCGCGCGGTTCGTGATCGTGTGGTTGTCAAACTGGAATATAAGGACTTGCGGGATAAAACGACCGAACGAAGCGTGAGGCCGCTTGGACTAACCATGTTTGATGCCGTCTGGCTTTTGACCGGATGGTGTGAAAACCGTAACGATTTCAGAAATTTCCGTCTCGACCGGATCAGTAAGGTCGAAGCGGCCGGCCGGGTGTTTCGACATCAGAAGGGGCAGCGCTTCGAGGACTATCTGCTAACGCTTTAA
- a CDS encoding flagellar export protein FliJ, with amino-acid sequence MKPRESLVRLKLFQVKEKRRQLGQLDLMMGEFERMAGELDAQILSEEKKAGITDINHFAYPTFAKAARQRRDNLFGSIRDLMQQKEAAEAELVVAEADLAKAEALEERDGVKAPREIVERPLNHRRAMIG; translated from the coding sequence ATGAAGCCACGTGAAAGCCTCGTCAGGCTGAAATTGTTCCAGGTGAAGGAAAAGCGCCGTCAACTGGGTCAACTTGATCTGATGATGGGTGAGTTCGAACGAATGGCCGGAGAACTCGACGCCCAAATTCTGTCGGAAGAAAAGAAGGCAGGCATCACTGACATCAATCATTTCGCCTATCCGACCTTTGCGAAGGCTGCACGTCAGCGTCGCGACAATCTTTTTGGTTCGATTCGCGATCTGATGCAGCAGAAAGAAGCCGCCGAAGCAGAACTGGTTGTCGCCGAGGCGGACCTCGCCAAAGCAGAAGCGCTGGAAGAACGTGACGGCGTCAAGGCACCCCGCGAAATCGTCGAGCGCCCGCTCAACCATCGTCGTGCGATGATTGGCTAA
- the ctrA gene encoding cell cycle two-component system response regulator CtrA, with product MRVLLIEDDSAIAQSIELMLKSESFNVYTTDLGEEGIDLGKLYDYDIILLDLNLPDMSGYEVLRTLRLSKVKTPILILSGMAGIEDKVRGLGFGADDYMTKPFHKDELIARIHAIVRRSKGHAQSVITTGDLIVNLDAKTVEVGGQRVHLTGKEYQMLELLSLRKGTTLTKEMFLNHLYGGMDEPELKIIDVFICKLRKKLDAVSGSQSYIETVWGRGYVLREPDGSELREIA from the coding sequence ATGCGCGTCCTTTTGATTGAAGACGACAGTGCTATCGCACAAAGCATTGAACTAATGCTTAAGTCCGAGAGCTTCAATGTTTACACCACCGATCTGGGTGAAGAAGGCATCGATCTCGGCAAGCTTTATGATTATGACATCATCTTGCTGGACCTGAACTTGCCGGATATGTCCGGTTATGAAGTTCTGCGTACCTTGCGCCTTTCAAAGGTCAAGACGCCAATCCTCATTCTTTCCGGCATGGCTGGTATTGAGGACAAGGTTCGCGGACTGGGCTTCGGCGCAGACGACTATATGACGAAGCCGTTCCACAAGGACGAGCTGATCGCCCGCATTCATGCCATCGTTCGTCGTTCCAAGGGGCATGCCCAGTCGGTTATCACCACTGGCGATCTGATTGTTAACCTCGACGCGAAAACCGTTGAAGTTGGCGGCCAGCGCGTTCACCTGACCGGCAAAGAATATCAGATGCTTGAGCTTCTTTCGCTTCGTAAGGGTACGACGCTCACCAAGGAAATGTTCCTTAACCACCTTTACGGCGGTATGGACGAGCCTGAGCTCAAAATCATCGACGTGTTTATCTGCAAATTGCGCAAGAAGCTCGATGCCGTCTCTGGCAGCCAGAGCTACATCGAAACCGTTTGGGGTCGCGGCTATGTGCTGCGTGAGCCAGATGGCAGTGAATTGCGCGAGATCGCATAA
- a CDS encoding histidine phosphotransferase family protein, translated as MPLPVTLSALDLGALLCSRICHDIISPVGAINNGLELLEEGGADEDAMALIKSSARNASARLQFARIAFGAAGSAGVQIDTGDAQHVATQYFANEKPELTWEGARVLLPKNKVKLLLNMLLIGNAAIPRGGSLAVRLENGDTDPRFVVTVKGRMLRVPPKFLELHSGAEPEEPIDAHSVQPYYTLLLAEEAGMTISIHATAEDIVFSAE; from the coding sequence ATGCCATTGCCCGTCACCCTTTCCGCGCTCGATCTTGGTGCGCTTCTGTGCAGCCGGATCTGTCATGATATCATCTCACCGGTCGGCGCCATCAACAATGGTCTCGAGCTGCTCGAAGAAGGCGGCGCAGATGAGGATGCGATGGCGCTTATCAAATCAAGCGCCCGTAATGCCTCGGCGCGGCTCCAGTTCGCCCGCATCGCATTTGGTGCTGCCGGTTCCGCAGGCGTGCAAATCGATACCGGCGATGCTCAGCACGTCGCGACACAATATTTCGCGAATGAAAAGCCCGAATTGACATGGGAAGGCGCACGCGTTCTCCTGCCTAAGAACAAGGTGAAGCTTCTGCTCAATATGCTTCTGATCGGCAATGCCGCTATCCCGCGTGGTGGTTCGCTGGCTGTACGATTGGAAAATGGCGATACTGATCCGCGTTTCGTCGTCACCGTGAAGGGGCGTATGCTGCGTGTCCCGCCGAAATTCCTTGAACTTCATTCAGGAGCAGAGCCGGAAGAGCCCATCGATGCGCATTCGGTGCAGCCATACTACACGCTGCTGCTTGCGGAAGAAGCAGGTATGACCATCTCTATCCATGCAACGGCAGAAGATATCGTCTTCTCAGCCGAATAA
- a CDS encoding EipA family protein, whose product MAIPSLSQIRLRNAAYSLAFIAAFLISIIAVPHNALAQSSNTYSSQEIVDSGHRFFGSTSGGIASAVEKAFQSFGLPNGYILGEEGSGAFIGGLTYGEGTLYTKNAGDHRTFWQGPSLGWDFGGQGSRVMMLVYNLDDIQSLYGRYAGVAGSAYVIAGVGFNVLKRQNIMLVPIRTGVGARLGVNIGYLKLSASPTWNPF is encoded by the coding sequence ATGGCCATACCGTCCCTGTCGCAGATCAGGCTCCGCAACGCGGCATATAGTTTAGCGTTTATTGCGGCTTTTCTGATCTCCATCATCGCGGTGCCGCACAATGCGCTGGCACAAAGCAGCAACACATATTCGTCTCAGGAAATCGTTGATTCCGGGCACAGATTTTTTGGCTCCACGTCTGGCGGTATCGCCAGTGCTGTCGAAAAAGCATTTCAGAGCTTTGGCCTCCCTAATGGGTATATTCTCGGCGAAGAAGGCTCTGGCGCATTTATTGGCGGACTGACCTACGGGGAGGGCACGCTTTATACAAAGAATGCCGGGGATCATCGTACATTCTGGCAGGGCCCATCGCTCGGCTGGGATTTCGGCGGGCAGGGCTCGCGCGTTATGATGCTTGTTTACAATCTCGACGACATTCAGAGCCTTTATGGCCGTTATGCCGGCGTTGCAGGCTCAGCTTATGTTATCGCTGGCGTGGGCTTTAATGTGCTTAAACGCCAGAACATCATGCTGGTCCCCATCCGTACGGGGGTCGGTGCACGACTGGGTGTCAATATCGGTTACTTGAAGCTTTCCGCTTCGCCGACCTGGAACCCATTTTGA